One genomic segment of Pseudonocardia sp. T1-2H includes these proteins:
- a CDS encoding glycerophosphodiester phosphodiesterase, whose protein sequence is MTGPVLAQAPDQTSQTRFGPSAAHRRSAAPRALVIGHRGAPGYRPEHTLASYELGARMGAHYIEPDLVSTSDGVLVARHDAEIGRTTDVAAHPEFADRRTVRTIDGHTLDGWFVDDFTFAELRTLRAVERLPHLRQENTLYDRRHLVPSFDEVLALRERLSTELGREIGIYPETKHPGYFAATGRALEPALVASLRAAGLDRADSPVFVQSFETANLRALHAQIPVRLIQLLDDEDDPADLVAVGRTVADLVTPEGLADIATYATGIGPAKDLVIGRTPDGALGLPTGLVENAHAAGLLVHVYTFRNENAFLPATLRTPGAEADYGDAFAEYLAFLALGIDGMFSDNPDTAVAALELAA, encoded by the coding sequence GTGACCGGCCCGGTGCTCGCCCAGGCGCCTGACCAGACCTCGCAGACCCGTTTCGGCCCGTCGGCCGCGCACCGGCGCTCCGCCGCCCCCCGCGCGCTGGTGATCGGCCACCGCGGCGCACCGGGCTACCGGCCCGAGCACACCCTGGCCTCCTACGAGCTGGGCGCCCGGATGGGCGCGCACTACATCGAGCCGGACCTCGTCTCGACCTCCGACGGCGTGCTGGTCGCCCGGCACGACGCCGAGATCGGGAGGACCACGGACGTCGCCGCGCACCCGGAGTTCGCGGACCGGCGCACCGTCCGCACGATCGACGGGCACACCCTCGACGGCTGGTTCGTCGACGACTTCACCTTCGCCGAGCTCCGGACCCTACGCGCCGTCGAGCGGCTGCCGCACCTGCGCCAGGAGAACACCCTCTACGACCGGCGCCACCTCGTCCCGTCGTTCGACGAGGTCCTCGCCCTGCGCGAGCGGCTCTCCACGGAGCTGGGACGCGAGATCGGCATCTACCCGGAGACCAAGCACCCCGGCTACTTCGCCGCCACCGGGCGCGCGCTGGAGCCCGCGCTCGTCGCGTCGCTGCGGGCGGCCGGGCTGGATCGCGCGGACTCGCCGGTGTTCGTCCAGTCCTTCGAGACGGCGAACCTGCGCGCCCTGCACGCGCAGATCCCGGTCCGCCTCATCCAGCTGCTCGACGACGAGGACGATCCCGCCGACCTCGTCGCCGTCGGCCGGACGGTCGCGGACCTCGTCACGCCGGAGGGCCTCGCGGACATCGCGACCTACGCGACCGGCATCGGGCCGGCGAAGGACCTGGTCATCGGCCGGACCCCGGACGGCGCCCTGGGCCTGCCGACCGGCCTGGTCGAGAACGCGCACGCCGCCGGGCTGCTCGTGCACGTCTACACGTTCCGCAACGAGAACGCGTTCCTGCCGGCCACGCTGCGGACGCCGGGCGCGGAGGCGGACTACGGGGACGCCTTCGCCGAGTACCTGGCGTTCCTGGCCCTCGGCATCGACGGGATGTTCTCGGACAACCCGGACACCGCGGTGGCGGCGCTGGAGCTGGCGGCCTAG
- a CDS encoding aminotransferase class I/II-fold pyridoxal phosphate-dependent enzyme has translation MDVWSAATRRQQTHGDLVNLSAGQPSTPAPAAVRRAAAAALEGEVLGYTVSLGIPELRAGIAGHYGHTYGVAVDPDDVVVTTGSSGGFLLAFLGAFDAGDRVAMARPGYPCYRNILGALGCEVVELPCGPQTRFQPTVAMLEELDEPVKGLVVASPANPTGTVLDPAELAALGAYCEANGIQLVSDEIYHGISYPGSPATSCAWETSREAIVVNSFSKYFSMTGWRLGWLLVPPRLRRAADNLASNFTVCPPALPQHAAVAAFTPESYAEADSHVVRYGVNRDLLLSRLPKLGIDRLAPADGAFYVYADVGHLTADSMELTYRILDQTGIALAPGIDFDPVDGGRYVRFSCAGATEDVEEALRRLESWL, from the coding sequence ATGGACGTCTGGAGCGCCGCGACGAGGCGCCAGCAGACCCACGGCGACCTGGTCAACCTCTCGGCCGGTCAGCCCTCCACCCCCGCGCCCGCGGCCGTCCGCCGCGCCGCCGCCGCCGCACTGGAGGGCGAGGTCCTCGGCTACACCGTCTCCCTCGGCATCCCCGAGCTGCGCGCGGGCATCGCCGGGCACTACGGGCACACGTACGGCGTGGCCGTCGACCCGGACGACGTCGTGGTCACCACCGGCTCCTCCGGCGGCTTCCTGCTCGCCTTCCTCGGGGCCTTCGACGCCGGGGACCGCGTGGCCATGGCCCGCCCCGGCTACCCCTGCTACCGCAACATCCTCGGCGCGCTCGGCTGCGAGGTCGTCGAGCTGCCGTGCGGGCCGCAGACGCGGTTCCAGCCGACCGTCGCGATGCTGGAGGAACTCGACGAGCCGGTGAAGGGCCTGGTCGTCGCGAGTCCCGCGAACCCGACGGGCACCGTGCTGGACCCGGCCGAGCTGGCGGCGCTCGGCGCGTACTGCGAGGCCAACGGCATCCAGCTGGTCAGCGACGAGATCTACCACGGCATCTCCTACCCGGGGTCGCCCGCGACCAGCTGTGCCTGGGAGACCTCGCGCGAGGCGATCGTCGTCAACTCGTTCTCGAAGTACTTCTCGATGACCGGCTGGCGGTTGGGCTGGTTGCTGGTGCCGCCGCGGCTGCGGCGGGCCGCGGACAACCTGGCCTCGAACTTCACCGTCTGCCCGCCGGCGCTGCCGCAGCACGCCGCCGTCGCCGCGTTCACGCCGGAGTCCTACGCGGAGGCGGACTCGCACGTCGTCCGGTACGGGGTGAACCGCGACCTGCTGCTCTCCCGCCTGCCGAAGCTCGGCATCGACCGGCTGGCGCCCGCGGACGGCGCGTTCTACGTCTACGCGGACGTCGGGCACCTGACCGCCGACTCCATGGAGCTGACCTACCGGATCCTCGACCAGACGGGCATCGCGCTCGCCCCGGGGATCGACTTCGACCCGGTCGACGGCGGCCGCTACGTGCGGTTCTCGTGCGCGGGTGCGACGGAGGACGTCGAGGAGGCCCTGCGGAGGCTCGAATCCTGGTTGTGA
- a CDS encoding threonine aldolase family protein — translation MRAAMAEAEVGDDVLDRDPTMRALEERVAGYLGAADALWTPSGSMGNLIALMSHLRRGDAFLAPLGAHVLDAELGTAAWLAGGMPRPMEHDGGPGKVTPDAVRRAAGPEGPYFTLRTTLLCLENTHNAAGGTVTRPEEHATVAAAAKAAGLAVHLDGARLWHAAVKLGVPPAALTVGADTAQVCLSKGLGAPVGSVVAGSANFVEEARRLRKMLGGGVRQGGVLAAAGLVALDRVDRLAEDHERATTLAAGLRERGWRLQDPETNIVLVDVADLPGTLRRFEEAGVRASAMSGKVRLMTHADLTDADIGTALARIGPLETAPPGRNGTARPVSRGRSRPAG, via the coding sequence ATGCGGGCGGCGATGGCCGAGGCCGAGGTCGGCGACGACGTGCTGGACCGCGACCCCACGATGCGGGCGCTCGAGGAACGGGTCGCCGGGTACCTCGGCGCCGCGGACGCCCTGTGGACGCCCAGCGGCTCGATGGGCAACCTGATCGCCCTGATGTCCCATCTGAGGCGGGGCGACGCGTTCCTGGCGCCGCTCGGCGCGCACGTCCTGGATGCCGAGCTCGGCACCGCCGCGTGGCTGGCCGGCGGCATGCCCCGGCCGATGGAGCACGACGGGGGGCCCGGGAAGGTCACCCCCGACGCCGTCCGCCGCGCCGCCGGGCCGGAGGGGCCGTACTTCACCCTGCGCACCACGCTGCTGTGCCTGGAGAACACCCACAACGCCGCGGGCGGCACGGTCACCCGGCCCGAGGAGCACGCGACGGTCGCCGCCGCGGCCAAGGCCGCCGGGCTCGCCGTCCACCTCGACGGCGCCCGCCTCTGGCACGCCGCGGTCAAGCTCGGGGTCCCGCCCGCGGCGCTCACGGTCGGCGCGGACACCGCGCAGGTGTGTCTGAGCAAGGGTCTCGGCGCGCCGGTCGGGTCCGTCGTCGCGGGCTCGGCGAACTTCGTCGAGGAGGCCCGGCGGCTGCGCAAGATGCTCGGCGGCGGCGTCCGGCAGGGCGGCGTGCTCGCCGCGGCGGGCCTCGTCGCCCTGGACCGGGTCGACCGGCTCGCCGAGGACCACGAGCGCGCGACGACGCTGGCCGCGGGCCTGCGCGAACGCGGCTGGCGGCTGCAGGACCCCGAGACGAACATCGTCCTCGTCGACGTGGCGGACCTGCCGGGCACGCTCAGGCGGTTCGAGGAGGCGGGGGTCCGGGCGAGCGCGATGTCCGGGAAGGTGCGGCTGATGACCCACGCGGACCTGACGGACGCGGACATCGGCACCGCCCTGGCGCGGATCGGTCCGCTCGAGACGGCCCCGCCGGGCCGCAACGGCACGGCCCGCCCGGTCTCCCGTGGCCGCTCCCGTCCCGCGGGGTAG